The genomic DNA GGCGGTGGTCACGTCACGCACCCTTTCTGTTCTGCGGTCAGTGCGGGGCAGGCCGCTCCAGTGGAGCCGGGGCTTGCACCGGGACGTCTTTTCGTCTATTTGACGCTATCTATCATATCTGCTTCATGTCACTTTGACGACACCGATCGCGTCGATGTGACGCATCCCGTCCCGGGTCCGCGATGCCCCGCTCGCAGACTCTTCCCGGACCGGTGTGCGAGCATGAAAGGAACAGGCAAGCGCTCGGCCCGGAATGAATCCGCGGTCCCGACGGTTGCAACGTCGGCAAGCAGTCCGTACAACCCGGGAGAGAAGCAGATGTCCGTATCGGACGAGACCACCACCGTGAGCGACGGCATCCTCCTGTCCGACGCCGCCGCAGCCAAGGTCAAGGGCCTGCTGGAGCAGGAAGGCCGCGACGACCTGGCGCTGCGCGTCGCCGTCCAGCCCGGCGGTTGCTCGGGCCTGCGCTACCAGCTCTTCTTCGACGAGCGTTCGCTCGACGGCGATGTCGTGAAGGACTTCGACGGCGTCAAGGTCGTCACCGACCGGATGAGCGCTCCGTACCTGGGCGGCGCTTCCATCGACTTCGTCGACACCATCGAGAAGCAGGGCTTCACGATCGACAACCCGAACGCCACAGGCTCCTGCGCCTGCGGCGACTCCTTCAGCTGAGTCTCGAAGGCGACAGCGGGCAGCGGTACCCGCAGAAGGCGATGGCCCCCGGAATTCCGGGGGCCATCGCCTTCTGCCGTAACTGCCACGTCTAGCCGCGCGGCACCACGCCGCCCGTCGTGTCGAGCACCTTCCGGTCACCCAGCGGCGTGTCCAGCGTCACCGTTCGCGTCAGCTTCTTGGCGATCATGATGCAGACCTTCTTCGGGTCGGGGTTCGACTCGGTGATCGTCACCCGTACCGCGTCCGCGCTCTCGGTCGCGCTCGCCGCGTACTTGCTGCACACCCCGCCCCAGAACGTCACCTCGAGCGTCCGCCCGTCGGCGCTGTACGAGATGAGCGGCCGCTGGGACCGCGCGTCGTCCCCGGGGCCGGGGTCCGGAGTCCTCCGGGGCGTCGGGGTCTGCGAGGGCTTCGCCAGCGAGTCCGGGTCCACCGCGACCTGCGCGACCGTGTTGCCCGTTCCGCCCGCGGCCGGGTGCACCGAGAAGAGCCATGACGGTACGAGCGTCTGCTCGCCCTCCACGTACCGCATCCCGAGGCCGAACACCGCCTTGTCGACCGTCACGGTCGTCGTACCGCGCTCCGCGCCGGTCCGCGTCCCGCAACTGTTCCCCGGCGACTTCGGGGTGCCGTCCTCCAGTGGTGCGGGGGTGGCGCACCCTCCGATGCCGCTGCGCGAAGCGTTCGCCCGGCCCGCCCGGTTCAACTGGTTCAACGCGTCGCCCGCGCTGATCACCGGATACTCGGTGCCCTTCTCCAGGCCCTTCAACTGCCCGCTGCCACCGGTCACTTCACCGTCGGGACCCACCTGGATCCCGGTCGTCCAGCCGTAGGTGGGCAGCCCGTCGACCACCGGGTTCGCGTTCACCACCCGTACCGCGCCCATCAGTTGGCGGGCGTCGAGAGCCGCGTCGTCCTGACCGACCGCCTTCAGCACGGGCGCCGCGGCGGCCTTGGCCGCCTTCTCGCTCACCGGCGACCCGGTGCCGCCCGGCGCCATGTCCTTGCTCGAACACACCGTGGTGCTCTGGCAGTTGTCCGTCCCGCCGGATCCGTACCTGGCGAACGTCCAGGTGCCCGGCGCCTGCTTGTTCACCCGCAGCAGCGGACCCGAGCCGTCCCCGTCGGAACCCACCTTCCAGGCCGTGCCCTCGGCCTGCGGTGTACCCGCCACGCCCAGCGCCTTCGCCAGCCGCGCCACCTCCGCCGCCGATACCGTGCCCTTCGCGCGGTGGACAGCGGCCGTGTCCGGCCCGTCGGGCAACTCGCCGGCCGCGCGGTAGACCACACCGCCGCCACTCGGATCGGGCTCGCCGACAGCGATGCCCGCGGGGGGCGCCGTCGGGCTGTCCGGGCCGCCCGGCGCCTCGTCGAGCGCGAGCAGGGGGGCCGCGTCGTCACTGCCGCCCGACCGGCCGCCCCCGTCGTCCGCAGCGGTGGCGGCCCAGTACGCGCCGCCGCCCCCGGCCAGCAGGACCGCTGCCACCACCGAGGCGACGGCCGGCCGGTACCGCCGCCGGGGGCGGATCACGTCGTTGTCGGGTCGCTCGGTGCTCACCGGATCGCTCCTTCGACTGCGTTGCCGTCACCGTGACCGTCGTACGGTCATCGCCTGTCCCGCGAGTCGGGGACAACGGTGGGACGGAGTGCAGGAGCACTCGGTTCCCCCGTGGGGCATACGGGGGAATGTCCGGCGCGAGCGGCCGCCGCTCTCAGTCGCCGTACACGGCCATCGAATCGATCATCCGTGCGGACGCGGCCGGCACGGTCACGCCGTGAATGAGGGCGGGCGTCACAGGGGTGGGAGTGACCGTGGCGGGTACCACCCAGTGCGGAGCCATCCGTGCGCAGTCACCGCGCAGCTCGGCCAGGCTGATCTCGGACTCGCGGGGGGCGATGTTCTTCGACATGTCCGCACGGTAGGCACCGCGAGCCTCAGGATAAAAGCCCTACTATCGGGTAGTTTTTCCCCCTTCAAGGCGAGTGCGGCGAACGGGTAGCGTGGACTGTCACGCCGTCCCGGGAGCGCAGTCACCCGTTCCCCTCGACCTCCGCAGGAGCAGTCTCCCCGTGCGCATCGCAGTCACCGGCTCCATCGCCACCGATCACCTCATGACCTTCCCGGGCCGTTTCGCCGACCAGCTGGTCGCCGACCAGCTGCACACGGTCTCGCTCTCCTTCCTGGTCGACAACCTCGATGTACGCCGGGGCGGTGTGGCTGCCAACATCTGCTTCGGCATGGGCCTCCTCGGCACCGGCCCGATCCTGGTCGGCGCCGCGGGCTCCGACTTCGACGAGTACCGCGCCTGGCTCGACCGGCACGGTGTGGACACCGGATCGGTCCGGATCTCCGAAGTCCTGCACACTGCCCGTTTCGTCTGCACGACGGACGCCGACCACAACCAGATCGGCTCCTTCTACACGGGCGCGATGAGCGAGGCCCGGCTGATCGAGCTGAAGGCCGTCGCCGACCGGGTGGGCGGGCTCGACCTCGTCTCGATCGGTGCCGACGACCCCGAGGCGATGCTCCGCCACACCGAGGAGTGCCGCTCGCGTGGCATCGCGTTCGCCGCCGACTTCTCGCAGCAGATCGCCCGGATGGACGGCGAAGAGATCCGGATCCTCCTCGACGGCGCCACCTACCTCTTCTCCAACGAGTACGAGAAGGGGCTCATCGAGTCCAAGACCGGCTGGACGGACGAGGAGATCCTCGCCAAGGTCGGCCACCGCGTCACCACGCTCGGCGCCCGCGGTGTCCGCATCGAGCGGGCCGGCCAGGAGACCATCGAGGTCGGTTGCCCCGAGGAGGAGACGAAGGCCGACCCGACCGGCGTCGGCG from Streptomyces sp. NBC_01707 includes the following:
- a CDS encoding iron-sulfur cluster assembly accessory protein, giving the protein MSVSDETTTVSDGILLSDAAAAKVKGLLEQEGRDDLALRVAVQPGGCSGLRYQLFFDERSLDGDVVKDFDGVKVVTDRMSAPYLGGASIDFVDTIEKQGFTIDNPNATGSCACGDSFS
- a CDS encoding carbohydrate kinase family protein, yielding MRIAVTGSIATDHLMTFPGRFADQLVADQLHTVSLSFLVDNLDVRRGGVAANICFGMGLLGTGPILVGAAGSDFDEYRAWLDRHGVDTGSVRISEVLHTARFVCTTDADHNQIGSFYTGAMSEARLIELKAVADRVGGLDLVSIGADDPEAMLRHTEECRSRGIAFAADFSQQIARMDGEEIRILLDGATYLFSNEYEKGLIESKTGWTDEEILAKVGHRVTTLGARGVRIERAGQETIEVGCPEEETKADPTGVGDAFRAGFLSGLAWGVGLERAAQVGCMLATLVIETVGTQEYTLRRTHFMDRFTKAYGHDAAAEVRAHLA